GGCACCTTGGTATTGACCGAGGTTACGTAATTGGTGAGCGTAAACTCGTTTATCTCGCTCAAAAACTGCATATCCGTCAGCTGCGAGGGCGCCCAGTTCAGGTCGCAGTGAATGAGCTTGGCCGTGAGGCGCGGCGCCCGCTCGGTCAGCACGTCAAACTCCAGGGTCACGGGCTGCTCCTGGGTGATGGGCACGATGGGCGGATTGAAAATCGCATTAACCTGGCCCGTAGGCACGTAGCACTGCACCGAGTGCACGCTAGGGTCGTAGATGTAGTCCTGGTAGCGCAGGGTGCGGTCGGCGTAGTACTCGGCCGGCTTCTGCTGGCTCACGGGCGCGTTGGGATTGGTAATGGGGGTACCGAGCGGCACGCAGCCGGCGGCCAGCAGCAGGGCAGGGTAGGAGAGAAGGCGAAAGCGCATGAGGCGAAAGTACGGGCTAGCCGCGTGGGTGGTAGCCGGGCGCCTGGCCACTACCGGCAGGCCGGCTCACCCCAAACCTTCATTTGGCCAATTGGTTGTGCTGAAAAAATATTTGCCTTAATACAATTATTATGAAAGCAGTAGCCGCCACTGAGCCGCAGGGCCGGGTGTGGGAGCAGGTCAGCGAAGGGGTGAGCCGCACCCTGCTGCGGGCCGAGCCCGGCGAAAAGCGGGTGCTCATCACTATAGAGGCGGGCTGCACCTACCCCAGCCACGCCCACCGCACGCCCGATGAAGTATTCGTGGTAGCTGGGGTATATACCGACCCCGGCGTAGAAAATGGCCGCGAATTTCCGGCGGGCTCCTACCTGTATTACCCGCCCGGCACCGAGCACCGGGCCAGCAGCCCGAGCGGCTGCACCATTCTGGTGTGGAACTCGGGCAAATAGGCTAGCCGGTGCCATTAAGCAGGTAGGCCCGGGTTTAAAATTGTTTAGGAATTCGGGGTAAGTAAAAGCAACGTGCTCCGGGGTGCGTTGTCGTTGCGGGCAACTGTTTTATTCGGCAGGTTTACCCCGGCTGGGCGCGGGGCGCGTTATTACCTATTATTCCCATGCATAAAAATCTTCTTTGCCTCAGTTTAGTTGCGGCGCTCTCAGGTAGCCCGTGCTTTGCCCAGTTAGCTGCGCTGCCCGATAAAACGCCCGCACAGGTGCAGGCGGCCTACACGGTCACAAAAGACGTAGCCTACGGCACTGATAAAGAACAAGCCCTGGATATCTATCTCTCGCCGACGGCTAAAAGCCTGAAAAAAGAGAACTACACCATCGTTTTTTTGCACGGGGGGGGCTACTACGTCAGCGACAAGTCACGGGAGGAGCGCTACATTCAGCCATACTTGAAAAAGGGGTTGAATGTGGTCAATATGAACTACCGCATTAAAAGAGGCGTGCCGATTGCCACCGAAGACTTGACGTATGCGCTGAATTTTCTGCGCGCTAATAATTCCACGTATCACTTAAATCTGGACCGGGTAATCGTAACGGGTTTTTCGGCCGGCGCGCACATTGCCAGCCTGGTAGCGGTGACCGCCAACGACCCGGCTTATTCTCCCAAGCTAGCCAGCGGAATTAAAATTGCCGGCGTAATTAATTTCTCAGGACCAGTCGATGGCCTGGACGTGGTGGAGAAGGTATTTACCAGCAACGACGTGCCGGTAATGCATGCCATCGGCGTCGCGCTTTTCCCGGAAACCACGGAGTATGCGCCCAAAGAATACATCCGTAAATTCGAGCCGATTACTTATTTCGATAAAAACGACCCGCCATTTTTTATCTGGCAAGGTGGTAAGGATGACCAGGTTCCGCCCGTAACCTTCGAGAAATTCGTGGCCCTACTCCAGCAGGAGCCGCAGAAAAACGAAGTGCTGTTTGTGCCGGAAGGGCAGCACAGC
The genomic region above belongs to Hymenobacter sp. BRD128 and contains:
- a CDS encoding alpha/beta hydrolase — its product is MHKNLLCLSLVAALSGSPCFAQLAALPDKTPAQVQAAYTVTKDVAYGTDKEQALDIYLSPTAKSLKKENYTIVFLHGGGYYVSDKSREERYIQPYLKKGLNVVNMNYRIKRGVPIATEDLTYALNFLRANNSTYHLNLDRVIVTGFSAGAHIASLVAVTANDPAYSPKLASGIKIAGVINFSGPVDGLDVVEKVFTSNDVPVMHAIGVALFPETTEYAPKEYIRKFEPITYFDKNDPPFFIWQGGKDDQVPPVTFEKFVALLQQEPQKNEVLFVPEGQHSPNANELADAYQAIFNFLDKKIK
- a CDS encoding cupin domain-containing protein, whose amino-acid sequence is MKAVAATEPQGRVWEQVSEGVSRTLLRAEPGEKRVLITIEAGCTYPSHAHRTPDEVFVVAGVYTDPGVENGREFPAGSYLYYPPGTEHRASSPSGCTILVWNSGK